In Candidatus Korarchaeota archaeon NZ13-K, a single window of DNA contains:
- a CDS encoding CBS domain-containing protein, translating to MAWKPKRKAPLKLEDFMVRNPVTLPETATVDDAVRLMWENRIGSVLVVDGEGRLKGIVTQRDVLYAGCKGLIGRGVSIREIMSENPITGKPGDSLEEATRRMRVNDVSHLPVVDDDGRPVGILSMRDVIDIFMLLLGALFGG from the coding sequence ATGGCCTGGAAGCCCAAGAGGAAGGCCCCCCTCAAGCTTGAGGATTTCATGGTCAGGAACCCGGTGACTCTGCCCGAGACGGCCACAGTGGACGATGCGGTGAGGCTGATGTGGGAGAACAGGATAGGGAGCGTCCTCGTGGTGGATGGCGAGGGAAGGCTCAAGGGCATAGTCACCCAGAGGGATGTCCTCTACGCAGGCTGCAAGGGGTTGATCGGGAGGGGTGTGAGCATAAGGGAGATAATGAGCGAGAACCCGATAACAGGCAAGCCTGGAGATTCCCTCGAGGAGGCGACGAGGAGGATGAGGGTCAACGACGTCTCCCACCTCCCTGTCGTGGATGACGATGGGAGGCCAGTTGGCATACTCTCGATGAGGGACGTCATAGACATATTCATGCTGCTACTTGGCGCCCTCTTCGGCGGCTGA